In one Culex quinquefasciatus strain JHB chromosome 2, VPISU_Cqui_1.0_pri_paternal, whole genome shotgun sequence genomic region, the following are encoded:
- the LOC119765907 gene encoding uncharacterized protein LOC119765907, with protein sequence MKIVDRELEINHYPKPLRRRLINCQLCNRSSNGNQQQQQQTQQAEPSHQQTNICYRSIPNIPTLSQTIAKTLKQDYPEVRLAFRNTNTVGSSFFSNMKDKVPTENHTNVIYAIPCNECESSYIGMTTTQLKTRMSSHRSDIKRLDELLQAGHTTDDYKIAELRQKTALLEHSIAKQHSFDTKKVRILDQHNRGTALPILEMCHITNNNHTVNKRTDTEGLSIIYAGLLHTLKTKNYKHRKPNTVTPGETEQE encoded by the exons ATGAAGATCGTGGACAGGGAGCTAGAAATCAATCATTACCCAAAACCCCTTCGGCGTCGACTCATCAACTGCCAGCTATGTAACCGTTCCAGCAACggcaaccaacaacaacaacaacaaacgcaACAAGCCGAACCGAGCCACCAGCAGACAAACATCTGCTACCGATCCATACCAAACATCCCAACCTTGTCACAAACTATAGCCAAAACACTCAAGCAGGACTACCCGGAGGTACGGTTAGCTTTCCGCAACACCAACACTGTGGGCTCAAGCTTCTTCAGCAACATGAAG GACAAGGTGCCCACGGAGAACCACACCAACGTCATCTATGCTATCCCATGCAACGAATGTGAGAGTTCGTACATCGGGATGACAACAACGCAGCTGAAAACGAGGATGTCGAGCCACAGAAGCGACATAAAACGGTTGGACGAGCTGCTACAGGCGGGACACACCACTGACGACTACAAGATAGCCGAGCTGAGGCAGAAAACAGCTTTGCTCGAGCACAGCATCGCAAAACAACATTCTTTCGACACGAAAAAAGTAAGAATCTTAGACCAACACAACCGTGGTACAGCTCTACCAATCCTAGAGATGTGCCATATCACGAACAATAACCATACCGTAAACAAACGTACAGATACAGAGGGCCTGAGTATTATCTACGCAGGATTACTACAcacacttaaaactaaaaactataaaCACAGAAAACCCA